The following coding sequences lie in one Saimiri boliviensis isolate mSaiBol1 chromosome 6, mSaiBol1.pri, whole genome shotgun sequence genomic window:
- the BTG4 gene encoding protein BTG4 isoform X1, producing the protein MRDEIATTVFFVTRLVKKHDKLSKKQIEDFAEKLMTILFETYRSHWHSDCPSKGQAFRCIRINNNQNKDPILERACAESKVDFFHLGLPKELTIWVDPFEVCCRYGEKSHPFTVASFKGRWEEWELYQQISYAVSRASSDDSSGTSCDEESCSKEPHAIPKVSNSKSIYQVENLKQPFQSWFQIPRKKNVVDSRVGLLGNTYHGSQKYPKCYRPAMHRVDRYHWVNTRR; encoded by the exons ATGAGGGATGAAATTGCAACAACAGTTTTCTTTGTCACAAGATTGGTGAAAAAACATGATAAACTAAGTAAAAAGCAAATAGAAGACTTTGCAGAAAAGCTGATGACGATCTTGTTTGAAACATACAGAAGTCACTGGCACTCTGATTGCCCTTCTAAAGGGCAAGCCTTCAG gtgcatCAGGATAAACAACAATCAGAATAAAGATCCTATTCTAGAAAGGGCGTGTGCGGAGAGTAAGGTGGATTTTTTTCACCTGGGACTTCCAAAGGAGCTGACCATATGGGTAGATCCCTTTGAAGTGTGCTGTAG GTATGGTGAGAAAAGCCATCCATTTACAGTTGCTTCTTTTAAAGGCAGATGGGAGGAATGGGAACTATATCAACAGATCAGTTATGCAGTTAGTAGAGCCTCATCAGATGATTCCTCTGGCACTTCCTGCGATGAAGAAAGTTGTAGCAAGGAACCTCACGCCATTCCTAAAGTCAGCAATTCAAAGAGTATTTATCAG gttgaAAACTTGAAACAGCCCTTTCAGTCTTGGTTCCAAATCCCTCGCAAAAAGAATGTGGTGGACAGCCGTGTTGGCCTCCTGGGAAACACTTACCACGGCTCGCAGAAGTACCCTAAGTGTTACAGGCCTGCTATGCACCGGGTGGACAGGTACCACTGGGTCAACACACGCCGATGA
- the BTG4 gene encoding protein BTG4 isoform X2 has protein sequence MRDEIATTVFFVTRLVKKHDKLSKKQIEDFAEKLMTILFETYRSHWHSDCPSKGQAFRCIRINNNQNKDPILERACAESKVDFFHLGLPKELTIWVDPFEVCCRYGEKSHPFTVASFKGRWEEWELYQQISYAVSRASSDDSSGTSCDEESCSKEPHAIPKVSNSKSIYQVENLKQPFQSWFQIPRKKNVVDSRVGLLGNTYHGSQKYPKCYRPAMHRVDRVL, from the exons ATGAGGGATGAAATTGCAACAACAGTTTTCTTTGTCACAAGATTGGTGAAAAAACATGATAAACTAAGTAAAAAGCAAATAGAAGACTTTGCAGAAAAGCTGATGACGATCTTGTTTGAAACATACAGAAGTCACTGGCACTCTGATTGCCCTTCTAAAGGGCAAGCCTTCAG gtgcatCAGGATAAACAACAATCAGAATAAAGATCCTATTCTAGAAAGGGCGTGTGCGGAGAGTAAGGTGGATTTTTTTCACCTGGGACTTCCAAAGGAGCTGACCATATGGGTAGATCCCTTTGAAGTGTGCTGTAG GTATGGTGAGAAAAGCCATCCATTTACAGTTGCTTCTTTTAAAGGCAGATGGGAGGAATGGGAACTATATCAACAGATCAGTTATGCAGTTAGTAGAGCCTCATCAGATGATTCCTCTGGCACTTCCTGCGATGAAGAAAGTTGTAGCAAGGAACCTCACGCCATTCCTAAAGTCAGCAATTCAAAGAGTATTTATCAG gttgaAAACTTGAAACAGCCCTTTCAGTCTTGGTTCCAAATCCCTCGCAAAAAGAATGTGGTGGACAGCCGTGTTGGCCTCCTGGGAAACACTTACCACGGCTCGCAGAAGTACCCTAAGTGTTACAGGCCTGCTATGCACCGGGTGGACAG